CACCTTAACTCCAAAAATTTGGGGTACTACTGGagattgcatgtgtgtgtgtgtgtgtgtgtgtgtgtgtgtgtgtgtgttcacttacCTGTGATacggttataaaaataaaagttttctgTTGCACAAGTCCTGTTTTTTGAAAAAAGTTCAAACTTCCAGCATTTTTGCATGCCACTGCGGCACTTGAATCCATCATGATGACTACATAGATTGCAATATTTAATCACTAAAGGAAAGGGAGGTTTTAAAGATTAGATCTAAGGAAAGTACTTTAGAAATCTAAGCTTGTACAAACCCATGAGAATAAATCTGGTACTCTTTCTTCCCCCACCTTTATTAATGGCAGCAGTGatcccttccaaaaaaattttCCCACCCATCCACAAATCAAAGCTATAGAAAGAAGAGCCTGGAGTAGAGTGAGGAGTGGAGAGAGAGTGTATGTAAAGAGCTCAAGAATTCCTCCCCTCATAATTAATATGAtttttccaagaaattcaaaccAAATATACTATACATCTTCCTGTCACCACTCTTTCTCCTGTGAAGAGAAGGAAAATTTACCTTAAATAATTTCATAGTAGGCCTGTAGCCTACTATGTACATAGTAGTACCTGTAGCCAAGTACAATACCTCTGCCTCTTGTAACCCATCCCAATCCTCTTTCCAGGCCTTACCTGTGTCCATGAGGAAAATTATGGATACACTCAGCAGAAACATCCGGAACATAATTGGATCTCCTTCTGACAAGGTCCCACCAGGAGGTTCCAGCTATATTTATTCCCATCATCTGCCCTCAGGCATTCTACTAGAATCAGGGAATCATAAATTTAAGGTCAAAACAACTAAATCTCCTCTATAACGTTCCAAGAAGAGGGTACATCCTGTCTGTATTTATGTTCCTCCAACCACTTGAGACTCAGCCTACACAGACACTTTGTGTCATTGTTTTTAGGTTACTCATAAGACACTACTTCATATTGGAACAGAATCTCTTGCCTCTTGTTGATTTGTTAACTGGGTGAAACATACCTTAGCTTTGCATTTACATGGCAGACTTCCAGATATGATAAtgctgaggtaaaaaaaaaaaaagcatttgtggCATTTGTGAGTGACTTAATGAACCCCGTTCAGAGACCACAATCTTTCTAACTTGCCTTTGCATGACATCTAGCAAGCCCTCTCACTTCCTTGCAGAATGTGAAGAaatgtgaggacctgagcttCACACTTCATTTGTGGTCTGACTGCTCAGCTTCTCTCTGAGGGTGTAAAAGAGCCTTGGGAAAAAGACACAAGAGATTGAAGAAAAGATGATCTCAACCtttcatgaacttaatttattatttttttccaaggaaGACAAGACTACTGATAGGGACAGAGACTAACACTTAAAGGGAGGTATGACTGGATTGGTGTGTGGAAGGTAAGTTAGTGAGAGTTCCAGGAATGTTAGTTTCCTGCCAGCTCTCATTGTGGTGTTAGCTGCCATCTTCTCAGTGAAGCACACAAAAACACAGATGAAAGAATAAGACTCTCTGATCACCCTTTCTGCCTCTCCGTCAGTGTGCTCAACTTGGTTTATGATCACCTAGCTTTATCTTATTTATGTTCATTTTGTTACTTGCCTCTCTGTAGATGCTGGTTTCATGTGCTGAAGTCCCCCCCTCTGTATCTTCTGTGTCTACATTATGCCTTGAACATATCAGACCATAAGGACTATGGCAGAAAGATGAATGGCATAACTGGATACAGGCAACATAGGAGTCGTCAGAGAATGATCCACAAGTTTTCATACTGACTGACAGTCCTACTTCCAagcttacaaaataaaatttctggtTTGCAAATCATCATCATTACAGAGCTGATAGGCAGCACAAATGACATATTTTTGTCTGTGGTGGGGAGAGAGTGAACTTATCTGAGAAGGTTCATCCCCAAAACCTGGTCCATGTACCATCGAATGCAACCCCTCACCACACAGTTAGGATGTAAGCCTAAGAGTCCTGCTTGCCTGTTCTATGGGTCTCTGATTCAAAAggtgaaaagaaaaactattacaGGTATATGGAATCTCTGAGGCACCTGTTAGGATTTAGGAACTTGTACATGGGTGATAAGGAAGAGGTAGAAGCCATAACTATGGTTTGTTCAGCTTTAGACATTTTCTACTATTTTGCTTACTTATGTTTTTGAATTCTCTGACATTTATTGTGGGTTAGAAATAACCGACCTAGTCTTACTGATGTAGACCAAGGGGTAAAAAGATGGAATGGATTGTCACCAAGGCAACAAGGGTGCACAGCTGTCTGATTCACCTGGATGCTATCTTTCTAGTACAACCCTGCATTTACCGTCTAGATTCAGGTGCCCAGAGTTGAAGCACTGGATGTTTTTTTACTATAAGATCATCACAACAATGGTGAGTGAGACAGTGGAAAGGCTTCAGGCTCTCTCTGCCTGGCAAAGACAACAGTTACTAGCAGATCCCATTGAGACTAGAAGGCTTCATGAAACAAGCAGGGCTCTAGAATTTACATGTCATTGTAGGAAAGAATTTCCATAATGGTGTGAGGACCTCTCTCATGGGTCTCACACTGGAGCATGTGAGACTCAGCACAATTCACAGACATAAGCCCCAGAGGGGCCTAAAAACACCAAGCCCCATTGTTCCAGCCTAGAAAAATGTCATGGGTGTCCAATGACTAAACATGTCGACGGAAGGCCTAGCTCCATCCAAACTCAGTCTTTTACAGCTTCTTCGCACAACTCCAAATATTTTTTCTCAGAATTAGAGTAATAGGAAATTTGgaacaaaaattttaaacagtaaatgaaAATCACCTTTCTGTCTCTAATTCTGAGGAGAAACAATGTACTTTGCTACCTTTCTATCCAATATCATTTCCCTACACATATTACAAATCTATGTTCACGTGGTTGATATATTAATGTATGTGTTGTTTTGACATTTGTACTTAATGAATTATTGTGTAATTTATCCCCTTAAATCATTATCCTTTCTAGAAGGCAAAATCTACAATTGAGACAGTATTGTATAACAGTTGTCAGAAGAACCCCTGTGAAGGGATGACTCCCAAACTTTCCCCTTGAGATTGTTTATTCGTGCCAGGTTTGTGTAGAACACAGACAGTCTTGTGATACCTGGGGatccctctccctcccacagAGAGGAAAACTTGCTGTCCAACCTGCCCTCTCCATTCCTGTTATCTGATCCTCCAGAATAACCTGGCCTTTCTATGAGTCTTCTCCTAAGCCTGGAAAATATCTTTCCCATATCCAACCCTGGCTCTGACCCAAAACCTTGTCATTCTTCACTGCTCTTTCTTGGACCTGTGGTTGTAGGAAAActattctgtctttctctccttctgtccaGAGTCTTCCCCCTCCCACTCCCTAACTGCTGTCAAGGAAAAGGTAAATGGTAGATTTGAAGAATGATTAGGCTCCTTCATGTTTACCCTTGGAGAGAAACAAGGGAAGAATAACAAAGAATAATGTCCTCAAAATTAAGTTCTTTTCACCCATTAAAAACAGGGATGAAACCTGAAAAGTTGTACCAAAACACACTAGTGTGCAAGAGAAGAGGCTGCATGGTAAGGTTCCACCAGGTactccacatacacagaaaaatgaaGCAAGTATCCTGGCCATCATATTCTTTCTCCATAGTATCTAATATGTCTCACTTCCAAGTGTTCAAGGCAAATGGAATCTGGTCACTTAGGTCCCCTTACATGTAGATGTCCTCAGAGCCAAGCACACCCTGGCAGCCCACACTCATCCCAAGAGATTATTCTGTCTCCCTGGATTCCACCAAGAAACCCTACACCCTCTATTTTCTCACATACCACCAACAAAGGAGAGGCTCCTTCCAGAGCCCATGGGACCATTCTTCTAAGTACTCTGCAAACTTTCTAGCTTTGGATGATCTCAAAGGTTCCATGGACAATAGCACTTTGCCATATGTGTAAAGTAAAGGAGTTACGAATGGAAGCCATGGAGTATCACATCTGTTTTACACATGAGAAATAGAAGTCAGTTAAAATGCCACAAAAATATGAAGGCAGAGGGAGACCCTGTTCCATGTTCTCTCAGTTATCAGGCAAGATGTCAGGTGAGACAAGTATGGAGTATAAATTTGGTTTTAGGTAGGGATTTTGAGTCATCTCTTTTCACAGGCCATCTCTACCACATCCCTGGCATAGTGCCATCAGCTACTGACAAcacaaacagagaattctgggaACCCCAAAACGTCACCAATTaacttcctcagaaaatttctCTGCAGGCTCCTTCCATGTGTCTTTGCCTGGACTCTCAGTGTGCCGTTGTGAGAGGCTTTGCCCTGAGTCTACTCTCACAGGATGTCCTGACACATGACTCTCTGCTTTCAGGCTCTCCATCTAGTTGTATCATCCAATGTGGAGGGCTCATAAGAAGTTCTTCATTTACTTTCGCAGCTGTAGTTACAGCATGGACAGTCTGACTAGAGAAGTATGGACAGAAGTATGGACAGTTTGACTAGAGAAGAAAGCCTGAAAAAATTCACAGTATGACTTCTGAATACTCGTGCTCAAGGAAATCAATATACAATATTCATAAGAATAACCACGTGGAGCTTCCATTTTCATAGATTACTAGCATAGGATCCTGGGGGAAAAAGACGAATCACTGACACACAGCATCATTTTATAGGATTCATTTCATTGTTCCTTGAATAAGTGACTGCAGGGCTATGTCAAACTTGTTCTTCTAtgttaaaaagcaaagaaacaagagaTATGAGATAAGAGAATGCTTGGCATTCAGGATTCTCAGGAGCCATTTAGAACAGTTGGCAAAAGTAGGGCTCAGAACTGGGCAAGGTAACATACACCTTTAAACCTTGTCtactctggaagcagagacaagcagatctctgtgatttcatgcCGAGCCTGGTCTATTTAGTGAGGTCCAGGTGATTAGAGCTGTATGGTGAGaacttgtcagaacaaaacaataacaaaaacaataaatgtaGGACTTAGATACTTCAGTCAGAGGCTGCTTTTAGAGATCACAACTCCAGGGAAGGCAACAGACAAAGGCCTTGTGGGTGACTCTCTGTCATGGGAAAGGAAAGAACCTGGCAGTGAGAGATAACTGTAGGAGTTGTCAAAAAAGTCAGCTACCCACATGGCTTTGATATGGTTTGCATGCTGGAGTGGGCAGGAAATGAAGAACAATTTATTCTAGACAGTCTTTGAAGTCAGGGGTGAGGTTCCAAACAGGCTGAATTCTCTCAGACAGCTGAGCAAACAGAATAAACAGACATTCATTTTAGCGATGAGTCACAAGAAGTCTGGAGCTGCACCTCTGCAACTCAGAGTGATCAAAGACACAGTTGGAGAGCTGTGGCCATCGGGACCTCCACAGATGTGTCTGGAGCCTTGACTTGCCTCCTCTCTCTATCTGAAGGCTTTCCTTCACCTAGGGACTTTTCTGAGTCTCTGGGGGCCCTTCCTCTTAGATCAAACTCTGAGGCTCAAGCAGTTTTCTTCTAGAATATCAACAAGCTCTGGTCCAGGAAGGTTAGAAGAGAAACTGATCCCAGACCAAACCCAGAGTCAGGCAGTTCCCAAGTTTAGAGAGCTGCACCAGTCCTGACAATCCCTCCATTTTTTCAGAAGCATGATACTCTATAGCATCTTCTAGGGAAACACAGACACTCTCTTTAGCTCTTCCCACAGCAAGGGCCTAGCAGAAGGCTTCAGAGACAGACAGTGATTCTTATGACAAAGGAGTGCAGTCCATAAACACATTAGTCTGCTAGGGCCATGACAGAACATCACAACTGGTGGCTCAAACCacggaattattattattattattattagtagtagtagtagtactAATAGTAGTAAGGAAAGAAGCCCAAGGTCAAGGTGCTGACAGGGCTGGCTTTTCTTAAACTCCTTTTCTTGGTTTGTAGATGGCTACCTTCATCCTGAGTCTTTTCCTGTGAGTGCACAAATCCCCAGTTTCTGTTATCTTCTCTGAGATAATAGTCATTGAATTAGGTACCACCCATATGTCCCCAGTTAGCCATAATCACCTTTTTAAAGGCTCTCTACTCAAATATGTTCACTTTCTAACATACCGAGAGTAAGAGTTCAGTATATGTATTCAGAGCACACAAGATAATTTAGTATACAAGAAAGACCCTCATGGAGCAAAGAGTAGTATGGACTATGAGCAACAATGTTTAGATGACATAGAAATGAATATAATATATCCCTTTTATCCTAGTATCTATTTGGAAGAAAGTTCCCTGGGGTGATTTtaagaaacagaaccagaaagctGGGCAATCAGTATATTAATTTGTTCCTGGTTGAACCCATTACAGCGTGGGAGATGATAGGTCCAAGGCAGTAAGGCAGCCAAGCATGAGAGAGAGCTAGCTTTTGAAATGTGGAGAGGACACTGTGTATGGTTTCAAAACATCTAGTATCAATCTCTCAGAAGGTCCAAGATGACTATTTGGTTTCATAAATAATGGCAAAAAGGTATCATGCTCACAGTCTAACTACTtatcagaaagaaaaatcttAGCTGTGTAGATATGAAATATAGAGGGATGGTTacacagatggaggaaaagaTAACATCTGGAGGATTTAGTGCATATAAGAAAAACTAATAGCCAACTCCGTTCAACAAAGtacaaacagaaaaactgagaTCTCTGAGTTTCTTTTGGCAGTGGGCAACGGAACTTGAAGAGATTCAAAAGTGACCAAGATGCTAAGAATATGTGACTGCAATCTTAGTATCTACACTATACTCCCTTCTAAGACTCAGAAAATAACATGGAAAAAAATGTatgggatagggagggagagCTCAAGGGATGAGATGGGTGCTGTAGAAGGCTGGCTTCTCAGTATGGCATGGCTACTGCCCTCGTGAACTCACAGAAGCTGTGATAACCTATGCATGATCTGCACAAGGCTGGGTCTATCAACAGTCAGTCATGGATTCAGGTGGGACTCACAAGGTCCCATGCCTCTATGAGGAGCCATTGCTTACTGGGAGGAGAGGTTAAACTTCAGTGTTGTAGCCTTTGGCAAGTTGTCCATGCTCCTGTAAATAACACCTTATCCATGCTCATATATgcaaccctaatgaaactcaTTGGGCCACCATAGCAAAACATCATGAAAGTAGAAAGATGACGGGTCAGTGAAAGAAAGGGGATCAGCAGGCATGTAAGAGCAACACCAAAGGTCAGTGTGGGCAggtataatcaaaatacattatataaatatatgaaattgtCAGAATGGAGCACACTATtatgtgtaattaatatataCTAATCAACAAAAATAGAAGAATCCCTGGAGTAAAGTTAGTTCAATTAGAAACCTCTGGACAAAGCCAACTGTGGTACCCACACCTATAATCTTGGCATCAGAAGGACAAGGCAGTAAGATAGGCTGGGCTGTATaataagtttgaggccattctgggctACATATTGAATTCCAGGTTatcttgggctacagagtaagaatatgtctaggaaaaaaaaaaacagaagaaaaaggaagaaaggaaagaaagaaaggaaggaaggaaggagggagggagggaaggaaggaaggaaggaaggaaggaagaaagatgggggagaaagggaaaagagggaggaatggagaaaAGGTAAAGGGAATCTCTATATAGATAGTAAATACCTTGACTTTttggaaattgtctttaaaacaaaaaccagactaGAGGTAGCCATAAGGGCTTATTAAACATCACCCTAAAGCACATTCTGATCACCTCTCTCTACCTAGCATGACAAGCACGGCAGCTGGAGCCCCACTTGAGATCTGTAAACGTTGGAACCAAATCTGGCCCCTTAAAACAtggatacagccttgccaggccatggaggaagaggatccaagcagtcctgatgagatttaacaagctatgggcagatggcaatagtggagaactgttcctgttagtggactaggggaaggggatgaggggaaaagggagggaaaaactcctgggggagttgagggaggtggcttcaatcaggatatataatgaataaactgtgaagaaaaacaataaaaataaaaaaaaaaccacaaaagtcAGCCGAACATGAAAGTTCAACCAACATACCACTTTTCTCTGTCTCCATTAAAGAAtgttccctgataggagaggacctcctccccttctatctgaccttagccaatcaggtctcattaggactggctgcattgtcttcctctgtggactggcaaggctgcagctcccccccccccccccaggagaggtgatcagagagccagccactgagttcatgccagagacagcccctgcttcccttactagggaacccacttggcgACTGAGTCTATGGTCTACCTCTGCGCAgcggttttaggtcctcttcacacatggtccttgttggagtatcagtctctgcaggtcccccagggcccaattttttggctctgttgtctccttttggagatcctttccccttcaggtctttctgtctcccccttttttcataaaattccatgcattcttcctaaagtttggctatgactctcagcctctgtttccatGTCTcgatcagtggactaggggaaggacatagggggataagagggagggaaggtgggattgg
This is a stretch of genomic DNA from Meriones unguiculatus strain TT.TT164.6M chromosome 1, Bangor_MerUng_6.1, whole genome shotgun sequence. It encodes these proteins:
- the LOC132654182 gene encoding prostate and testis expressed protein 13-like; its protein translation is MFRMFLLSVSIIFLMDTGERVVTGRLIKYCNLCSHHDGFKCRSGMQKCWKFELFSKNRTCATENFYFYNRITGMYLYRYSKLSCKPCATGMYQIFHDLLRETFCCTDKSFCNDGTANLDISTLLLETQKEMDKKLLND